CTTCCAGCATAAAGTCTTCATCGTCGAGGAACTCCTTCAGTTCCTTCAGTTCCTCCTTCAATTCTTCATCCGGTATCTCCTTGAGACCCTTGATCGCACGTTGCACATGATCATCACTTTTCAACAAAGGCTCCTCGCTTATCTGGTGAAATTTCTTCACGAATATCTTGCCAGTAGTTTTCGTCGCTTGCCCTTCCGTTTCTTTTACTTCTTTCATTTGATCATTGTCTTTGTCGCTTGCGTTGTCCATGTTGCTCACCAATTCGCGATTACCTCAGTATTCTGAAGTAATCAAGAAAATATCTTTGAGCtctaagtaaattaattatgcttCTCGTATCTATATTGCTATTGCAACTTGTGCTTAATAAATCccacaaaaaatatacatgctTTTACATATGAAACAAACGTTTTTGTACATAAAACgattaaatgatttaaataaccAACTTAAGGCATTGTGCAGTTTCAGTTATTGTTGCTATTTCAATTCATTGTTGTAATCCGTACAGCCGTGCAATACTGTCGTACTCGACAAGCTCTACATTTCATCTATGCTTTAAGTCTGTGTATGTTAAGTTTTATCTTCAGCACGTTTATCGAGATTCAACATGGAACTGCAAACTTCCTAAGCGTTTAGAAATATCTTAACTCGGGGCGGcgtgtaaattttttacagattttaatCTCAGAGAACACTGATAAGCATATTATTGACAAGCACAGTGCTCAGACACGCGTGACATGTGGAGTACGGCGATCGGGTTCGATCGAGAAACGAAATAAACGACCTTCCGCCGAGCTTGTGTGCTAGTTCGACTAACAGGTAAGGTCGAAACGTGAGGGTTTCCGCTTTACTTCCCCGAATGGCCCGAATGTTGCGAGGACCGTCGTGAGGAAAGGGTGCCTGACGCAGGCAGCCTCACGTAAACTCCGGAAACTGTGGTAGCCCCACGATCGTTGCGAGGAACGATAAATAACGATGCAAATCCGCAGGATTCCGAGCGAGTACGACACCCGAATGGGAAACACCTGTGCCCGCTCGACGACGAGTTTTCTCACCCTCTAACTCGCCATGTTGCTCACCGAGCACCGAAACTAACCTAATCCCCGGATCAAAAGTGCACGAGTGCACTTGCGGCCGTACACGCTTTATTTTCGTCGTATATACAAAGGTTTTCGCGACTTTGTATTCGCCGTATCGTTTCTCTCGTAACAAACCATGAACGTGCGAATAGATTTCAGGTTAATGCAATgaataaaaacgtaataaacGTCCCGGTGAACGTTTTTGTTAACAAAATTGTACCAAACTGCACTTTCAACAATCTCTTAACAATCGTTTAATGTTTAACAATCTTGCCTCTATTTGTTATATTCGCCGAACTCGACCGAaagtgttttcttttttacataattgcaTAGGCCTGTTCTCTTTGCGGCTGTGCTCCTGTGCTACATGCTACACAGCTACACTTTCGGCACTCGGAATGAGAAAGGTGCGGGCGGGTATGAAGCAtttagagagaaaaggagaaaaattctttagagaaaaaaggagaaagaaaaagcgcacatatacatacataaaaggTTCGAAAAGATATACCTGTTCTTTGCAGCTGAACTTTTTGTACTTTCAATCCTTCTAATTGTTCTCAATgcgtaattttatatgcatctCGTTTTGAGTACAGAAAGTTTAACATATAGACAATTGTTCTACATAactgatattaatttattctctatGCTTAGAATATGCaacataatatgtataatttttcataagaaTGAAAATGGAATGCAGCTATTAGTGTTTCAAAAAAGGCtggaaattcaaaatttttaaacattccgCGATTTAGTACCGAGAGATCCacgtcttttttatttctcgacACAAATATAGGAAAACAAATCGATACAAATATTATGCTCGTAAAAACTTGTATTTATTCCATATACGGTTATACTTACTGTAAGAGACTACAGTTCTTAggtataatacatgtataataaattcaataaataatacagaatATAGTAGCGtgtaatattgaaaaacgTGACGTAGAAGCTAATTCTCGATCTTGACTTATGTTTTCTGAAGACACTCTGAATTTACTCtgaatttatacatatgttctgaattattagaattaatctAATCGCAAGATTGGAATACGATTGGAATTTATCACACAGTATTAACCCTTCGTCTGTATACGTGGATCTATGGCATTCGagtcaaaataatatctgctctgtcaaaataataaaattgtaaaacttgcaagcctgccagaaaagattaaataaacgatgattatcaaaataatttaaaaaaaatcgtcgactacaatgtagacagattttgtgaattttttcatatttttctaaactttAAGGAAAAATAGCGTCAAACGTGACAGGCTTACGTATACACTCCAAcggtgcaaaaaaaaaacgtatacagACGGAAACTTAACCTTTGTTGTGCACACTTCttcaaaattacatattgTGCACAGGGGGTCTATCAGACCCCAGTCacttttaaacgtttattacagACGTACAATTCGTTCTTTTGACTCAAACAAAATTGCTGACTACTGTTCAAAGCTTCCAAAATAAGGTCTAATaggtttcattaatattttgcaacataaaagaattataaattatatgttaactaaaaaaaccgaaaaatgggcttttcacttaaaaatgcataaaaaattcaatttttaatatttttcaataatttttgcgGGATTACTTTCTTGAAATACTACACTTTCaaggaaaaatattagtttatagcggagttgaaaaaagtatatttatattgctatGAAATCACACGTTTTTCAACTTCTCACCACTGCCAAGAGCAGACTAAAGCCGGGCGGGCAATACTATGTATAGGATCTTGAAGTGTTATCCCTAAACTACAGGTAAATGGCAGCACAGGTCCCGATCCGCATTGTACGTattagaaaaacgcgtttgaaaatacgctggggtctaaaagacccagTGTGCACAACAAAGGTTAATGTAACATTAACGAGATATTATGCGGAATAAAACGCTAACTTTTGGTCCATGCCGGAAAGCATACGATGTACATTTTCAGCATCGTCATTACCGTTGGTGGTTTAGCTGCTGATAGTATAGCTGATCATAGGTCTTTTTGAACTGCAGCATGTGTAGCaatgttttgtttattatttttggtaTCCAGCTATTTACGAAGCACTCGAATTCTCGAAAGATGTGATTCTGACTGTTCTCGTCGTTCAGCACTATGACCACCGCTACAGGATTGTCCGCCTTTTCTAACGTACACATAAAATCTAGCCTTACGTTGTTTGCCTTGTCATGCTCGGTCAATTGCTCCACCACCTTGTCCGACATGATCGCCTCTTTCTCCAGAAGACTCATTTGAACATCCAAAAGGGtcctattatttttcttcctaTTATACCACACACATTTGTGTCCCGTGCAgtaaaatgttactttttgATGATTTCTGGTATGTACGTCggataatatatcaattttctgCTGCTTCGTTTCTTGATCGAGCAGCATCTCGACTCTCAATTTAAAGATCATTTCGAAGATATCCCTTATTAGATTAAAAGTGACGAAATACCAATTATCTTTCTTGTACTGCTCCTTATCAGTAATATCCGTACGTGTCTCGAAATCTTCCGGTAATCCAGCAAAGATGAAACGACCAGCCCGTATTTCATTTCTGaacctcttcttttttttcttcgcctGCATCAATTGAGGAGGTATCGCGCTGAATAACATGGTCAATAAATAATCGTAATTACTTGCACTAGCTGTCAAGCAGATATCGGCGCTGAACTTGCAACAAAGTTGAAATGCCATTAATGCACGATCTGACGTATTTGCGGCTGTGTTCTGATTAAGTTCGATCGGATCCTGCAGGCATATTGGCTTTTGAATATCCAATTTCTTGGCACTATTATCCGTGACgaaacttttatatctatacatGTAATCGGGTAACTTATCTAATTGCGCGAAGTCAGCTGTTGAATATACTTTTCCATCCAGTAAACATATCACACGcgaattgaaattgaaattttcgtaaaaggAGAAGAAATTGTGAAGCAGTACTGCAATATTACTGCTGTTGGTAATGGCAGGTAATGCGGTATCTTCGTTAAAATTTACTTGCCACCCATTCATGGTTTCTGGAGCACAAGTTCTCTGAAGGTCTAGCAACGGCGGAAGAAGACCAACTGATTCCTGCTGGAGGTAAAATATAATCAGACACACCAATCCATAACTGGAAATTCTTCCGCTACCCGAAATCTTGAAATGCCTCGCCCAGTATTTGATGAGCAGCATCAGCGGTCTTAATCGTGGATCGCGTGACGCGCAATATCTTAAGAAGTTACTTTTATAGATGCCTAGGCCGTTCTTGAAGGAAATGTCGCAGGAGACATTGGTCGGCATATAACGGAACTTTATAATAGGTGTTTTCGCTTTAGGGATTGATACTATGTTGGAAAATATAGACTTCATGCTGTACATAACTTTTCTTACTCTCTTGAAAATCATTGGCGTCCATATATGTGACGGAGTATCTGGCCTGTTACAGATCCATGGTACACCTTGAACAGAGAAGTTACTTAAACATACGATATTCACATACTAtagtaaaattagaaaatctcTTACCAATTTGACCGACGTACATGTAGATATCTAAATCACTCTCTTTAAAACTCAACTGCGCCACCGTTGAGCCAAATTTATACGTTTTACATTGTGGGAACatcgaactaaat
The nucleotide sequence above comes from Temnothorax longispinosus isolate EJ_2023e chromosome 4, Tlon_JGU_v1, whole genome shotgun sequence. Encoded proteins:
- the LOC139812154 gene encoding speckle targeted PIP5K1A-regulated poly(A) polymerase-like, giving the protein MNSKSAESVQHTNKQVATSSNHQHQDARSEQSSYEGNQHYLPGKSVCVAPLPKNVSVEELVNYLRQFGTVKRQQLFKRWNSIWIEYNDSKLVDILMSRSHWLANEKICLRRLKKNGENFGVDKAQQQKDTVPKGTENKNLEEEDPISYDRIKNVFENVVTFDNQMAALLNAVQLTEFELATRYNVICTHLDEIFSSMFPQCKTYKFGSTVAQLSFKESDLDIYMYVGQIGVPWICNRPDTPSHIWTPMIFKRVRKVMYSMKSIFSNIVSIPKAKTPIIKFRYMPTNVSCDISFKNGLGIYKSNFLRYCASRDPRLRPLMLLIKYWARHFKISGSGRISSYGLVCLIIFYLQQESVGLLPPLLDLQRTCAPETMNGWQVNFNEDTALPAITNSSNIAVLLHNFFSFYENFNFNSRVICLLDGKVYSTADFAQLDKLPDYMYRYKSFVTDNSAKKLDIQKPICLQDPIELNQNTAANTSDRALMAFQLCCKFSADICLTASASNYDYLLTMLFSAIPPQLMQAKKKKKRFRNEIRAGRFIFAGLPEDFETRTDITDKEQYKKDNWYFVTFNLIRDIFEMIFKLRVEMLLDQETKQQKIDILSDVHTRNHQKVTFYCTGHKCVWYNRKKNNRTLLDVQMSLLEKEAIMSDKVVEQLTEHDKANNVRLDFMCTLEKADNPVAVVIVLNDENSQNHIFREFECFVNSWIPKIINKTLLHMLQFKKTYDQLYYQQLNHQR